A stretch of DNA from Raphanus sativus cultivar WK10039 unplaced genomic scaffold, ASM80110v3 Scaffold3759, whole genome shotgun sequence:
ACCTTATATGCTGTCTGTTGTAAAActtgtatttcttcttattattgatATGCCAATaggtatctatatatatacatgttacaaggaagagataaatggaaagatcATATTTCCTACATGGAAATAGTAATATCCTAATACAAATAtgctaatacataaatatggtaaagtctaagtcttcctttcttcttcatgCGTCTGGTCCGGTTCGGTATTGTCTGTCCGGTACGTCCACCCGGTACTGTCCGGTACGGTTCGGTTATGTCCGTCCatccaatggtttataacactccTCCTTGGACGCCATAACCGTTTCAGAGTTCATAGTGTGCttcatgttgcctcattaaaaccttaccaggaaaacccagtgggaaaAAACcttggtgaaggaaaaagagtacaacacacactactccccctgatgaatgcatcactgaagatGTCCGTGTAAGGACTTGTAAATATTGATTCAGTGAGCTTGGAGTGTCTGTGTTTCTTTCTCTTAGAATTTCGCAGAAGAACACTTGGACGTACTGTGCCTTATGTCGTCCAACTTATAATATGGTCGACcattatggtccttgaccaaaaaCGTATGTCTCTTAGACTACTAACCACTTTACTTGGTCGGATCTCATCCATAAGTGTTTATGGATCGTCCTATAGTATGACCTGGTCGTTTATGGACAGTGAGATATTTCTCTTAAGTACTATCGAAAATGTACTGAACTGGTCGATCCATATTGTGTCATAGACCTTGTCTATACACGTCCATAATTTTCTCATGAGTGTCTTAGATTATAATTTTCTCATCAGTGATCATTACTACAATGAGTTTTACATACTCATTAGACTTTGGTTCTATAACCAAGTACACTCATCGGACCTTATTCTTGGCAATCAATCTTTCTTGCCATATGTACTATCCATACTGATAGTTGATACCTCAAAAGTCATACCACGTTTTGGGTTAACAAAATTAGTCATCTCTCATGGATGATTCGGCTGGAAAGAAGCCGGACATAGTCTTTGATTTGGTATGGTCTTTGGCGTGAACCATAATGGTTCTCTTCGCTTTTTGCTGTGACCATCTTATATCTTACTTAGGGTGTGCTGATCTCATACACATACCCACGACTATGGTCTCTGCTATGAGTTATTGCAGTCTTTATATACATAGTCTTAAGAATCAATCTTgtttatacacacacacaaccTTTGATGGATGTCTAAGATGTTGTTGGTGTGTTGCTATCAAGCCTTTGTCGTAGACCATTGGGTCAAAGACCATGACCAATCACATGGTGATTGGTACTTCTCTCATACGGCTATATCTGTATATGCAGTCCCATGTCCTTAGTTCGTATGGACCTTTGCTAGGCGTGCCTATGGACTGCTACATGATAGCTGATCTTTTGAGATCTAGAAATAAACTGTATCAACCTCTCTTTAGGCTGGTTCCAAACACAAGGGATTTTGTACTTCTTATAAGTATGTATGGACTGAATTGGATTGTTCTTAGACAGATCCTTTACTTATACAGCTGCTTAATGACTCAGTCCATGAACAGCTTAGGAACAATGCTGTTcattgagaatttcttttctcatctttgtggtacctttataatatttgatccaGTGATCCATATGCTTGCTTACTACGTTTTTATCTCTTACTTATGACCAGACCTTTGTCAATTTCGAATCTgagtagtagcatccaccacataggagtatatctcttTATAAACTGTTTTTCGGTCTCTGTGAGTAACCTTGTGTAATCAGCTATGTTCAAATGCTGTAAATAGGTACATGCACGTCTTAGACCACGTGACCATGTCCTTATCTCACGGTTTACTGTCCTCACATGACccattcactggttttatcaCTTGATGGCGTTTTATGGCCAATACGTCCATCTTTCTTTACTTTAAACCCCACGTCCATTTTATTCTTTGTGAGTACTCTCGTGGGTTTATGATCCTCGCATTATATCTTATACTCAAGTGCTACTTTCTTTTATGAGATCTCTTATATGTAAATACATCAGTGGTGTTAACACTCTTATGTATGgctccattgtgttccagacatgtcCAAATCGATTTGAGATTTCATTATCTAGGACCTTTatttccttgcagtttggcgtcccaaactacatggtctggtaccttAGATGGTTAGCTGGCCAGCCTTATCTCCATGTCCGGACTGGTTCCCTTTTGAACTCGGATTTATATCATTATGTGCaccttttcatttctttctatccgaggttcctttatcttatggaacactttggtctatcttgtatagactctgtagcaacttgattgtgtctCTTAGGACATCAAATTTCGTGGTGCATAAGCTGGTATGACatttagtcattcttttctttcctttcgggtcaatgtgtctggcatcTAGTTCTGCTAGCTTTTGCATTAGTTGATCAcattctttggacgtcttagattatatttctagtccgaggatcttgccaagacaatgatggttaaTACCAATCTCTTACTCTTTatccagcttatagctttctcacTTTTGATGTTGGACAGTCGGATTACTCATGCAATCCGTGAACCTGGCCATTTAATCttatcacccatatttggctcaaggtttcatataaattcgtgggagaaagtcATACTtctatccaacatatattcccaattcTTATCTCAGTTTCTATCTTAGAAAGCACATATGAATGTGGTGGTTAAATCTCTTTAAGATTTCATATGTCTGGTCGTGACCCGTATTCAATctgagatgggaatatctatgctcacttatatggcctgatgcatattgtctttacacatgtatatcagtgtgttcccaagcattaggtCGTGGCCTTTGTATTATAGGAAATCGGCCAAATGATTGTCCATGCTTCTGTTCTCGACCCGGTCGGTTTCATCGTCCGTGGTACGGTCGTATGAACTTTGTTGACCGCGTCCACGTCCTGTCCATCCATCCCGGTCTCGACCGGATGGTTTATCATGATGGACGTGGCTTGTCTTTGTATTAATTTaccatggtcatagaccatgtcccacggatcatgttcatgtttttatagtatggtcatgtaccACACGGGTgtgtattctccccctcatgaacatgctataaaccATTATGCCATTTCATGATACTTGGGACAGTTAAGCCTCATGAgcttcccttgtgtacatgtttcacaacgtgagattctatgggataactcttttgtgcctttcaaTTATTTGCATCAAGTTTGGATCGATCCTGATGGCTAGTCCGGTCATGCCATTAAGTGTAATTTCGTATGGTTAACCAACTGGTTACCATGGCTCTTTTGCCTCTCATCATACTGATCTTAGCATAGTATTAATCAGTAGAGTATATAGGTATAGTCTTGACCACTTTCTTATAAGGCCTTAggcgatttttctttcaaaatctgtAGGAaccttttgttctcttttgccCATTGTTTCTATATGGAAACCATTTCTTGTTAGTACTCAATGGGCCACAAAATTGGGTGTATATAATGCCCTTCAGGCAATGCCTTGGCTGTGGTCTAACTATCCTTCTAGAACAAGATTTATTgggagaattttatttttatttttcgtggatatttttatgctttgtaattctaagataaataaaaatcattcaataaataaaattccaataaaggttttcataaaaacaccaaatcatataacataataagatttaaagtaaatcaaacaaacaaagcaaAATTTCAGGATGTCAAATGGCCTTTTAGCCTATGGTCAAGACGGCCACTCTAACTGTCACTTTGGATGTGGCTTCCTCAGATTTATTATCTCTTTCATCACAATCTGCTTCATAACCACTCATCTCATTCTTTATTTGATTCATCCACTCTCTTTGTAATAAGTATGAGAATAGATCATTGTGTGTGGTGAAACATTTCTCTCTATGATGTAAAAATAGATCTCTTTGGATCTGCTGTAGAGAATGTCTTTTCAAGTAATTCCTCATCTGTTAACTTTTCACCACATAATATCAGGTTATGAGCTATTTCGGACAGGGTATAATTATATTCTTCCACGGACCCATAGTCCTGGAATCTGAGGCTCATCCACTCATGCCTTATCTTTGGTAATAACACCTTAGTGTATCTGGACATTAATTCTGTCCAGAGGCATCGGGGGCTCTCTATATCTCGGTACTGATTTCTCAGTTCCTCAATGAGATGATGGCTCATTACTGTTAATGCCATTTCGTTCTTTTGGTTCCATGATCATCCTTGATGATACATTTCCCAAGACCCTCTGTCCATAGTATATATGAGATATTCATTGCCCATCCTAGATAATTTTCTCCAGAAATTTTTAGGGTATCATAATCCAAGGttgacatctgaatcatatcaatcaATTCTTAGAATTCATGCATTCAAATAAtcaatcaaacatgaaaatacttttagaaattttatcacTCAATATATCAATGGTTCAcaccaaccaaaacaaaaatttctaacaaGTATTAATCAATCAACATGAAATATCCCTTTAAGCAATCATATATCAACCTCAGAAATTTTCAAGTGTTCTTATGTGATCTAGGTTCCTGCGGACCTAACTAGAAAAAATTTCAGACAAGtgatatatgaaatataaactatatgttCAGGGTTATAATGCATCAGGTCTTACGACCCTTAGGTCACACGACCACAGTACATGATGCAAAGCCACACGGCTGGTTAGTATGAACAGTCGGATTCATTTAATCTATCCTAGCAGGATGATTCTAAGTGTTCAGGTCGGATTTAATGTAAATCTATCAACCTAATGAATCAGACAATCTAGCAACCTAGATGAACAATCATACTAACAACCTAAACATCATTATGTATGCAAGTGAACCACACGGTTCCGATTGAATGATTATGCCTTAATGCAATCGATTTTTATCAACCTAGCAATCAATGATTCTAAgtgataaaatgaaacaataaacCTCAAacaatttgtttagataattcAATCAACAAAATTCGGATGAGATCCTAATATATTGTTTCTATGTGATTCCAAATTCAGTTTAAgcaatcaatgatcaatggtgaGCATTCTAGCAATATTCCTATTTCAAATTCAGTATGGAATATGCAATTTAACATAAGCTGAAAACTTTTcagaaaaggaaatttttataaaaggaaactttctattttttcggaaaatgaaattttccattttagcAGAAAGGAAATTTCaacaaatcaatcaatcaagcaatcaataaaataattcagATTTCAGTTTATAGAATTTATAGTTTGTGAAATCGACCAAGATGAGTTTAAGGGGTGATCGATTTCTATTGGCTCCgattgatcattcagatcataAGGTTTTCGAGATCCAAGAAActtagtgttttggttttaattgatttaatcaatctcTTATTGAATAAGGAATATTTGTGCTTCTAACAACCTAATGACCGTTTGATCTAGCAACTTAACgggagaactaaaccaaatcctaattcctcaaatttatttagggattcaattgtcctaggtttttaggttcatcaaattttaatgttcaatcctttaacaaacaaccaaattcgttttgatatggttccaaagggtgtttcagattttatttacctttagattggagagaatctgaaactggaccacctagagagaggagagaaaaccGCGAACGGCTTGAACGTCTATCGCGAGCAAGGAACGGGCTGATCGGATCGTCCGGAACCTCTACCGGCTGTTGGATGAACTGTCGGATCGTCTGGTGGCTTATCGGGTGCTGATCAATTCGTCGGATGGTCAGTATGTGTGCTGGTCGGATGAGCATGGAAAGACAGCTAGGGTTTCctttagtaaaaaggaaattgtcaACGCGGATTGAAACGGAGGTGGAGAACGCGTCTGAACTCGGATTGAGACGAGGTTTACGGagctggattcttctcgtcgagagcttcaatTGGATATATGGAACGTCGGCTAAATCCTtatggtttgagagatacgtcgatttgaagttgcgtccgaattagggttttgaatcaaGTTGACGGCGCTTCTTGTAATAGCTCGTGAGAACGCGTCCGGTATCGGATTGCGATGAGGTCGACGGCGTTGGATAcgtctcgtcgagatcttgaatTTGATAGGTGGCTTGTCGTCTGGATCCGTCGGGTTGAGGAGATACGGTGTTTTGAAGTTTCGTCtgatttctagggtttatgGTGGTTGCTGGGAAAAAGGGTTTCGAAATTCACTCAGGGTTTTTTCAGAGctttcgtgctgataacgtgttgtaaaactTGTATTTCTTCATATTATTGATGTGCCAATaggcatctatatatatacatgttacaaggaagagataaatggaaagatcatatttccaataggaaataagaaatacatggaaatagtaatattctaatataaatatgctaatacataaatatggtaaagtctaagtcttcctttcttcctCATGCGTCTGGTCCGGTTCGGTATTGTCTGTCCGGTACGTCTGCCCGGTACGGTTCGGTTATGTCCGTCCatccaatggtttataacacatatattattttttgaacaaataaattaactaaaaaaatgaGGGAGACAAAATAGGTAGAAGAGGGAGTTGAGCCTCCGCCTCTTATTACAACAACACTTCCAAATCCAACTCATCATCATCCTTCCTCCTCGTTCTCTCCGCAATCAATCTCACATTTGGTAATATCGAAATGGCGACGGCTTTCTCTGCCACCCTTCCTCTCCATGGATCTCAAGAGAATCGTCTCTTGCTTCCTCCCACCCGAttggctcctcctcctccttcttcttctttcctcgGATCCACCCGTTCTCTCCCCATTCGCAGCCTCAATCACGCTCACGCCTCCCGTCGATCTCCCGTCTTCGCAGTTCAGGAAGTTGTCAAGGACAAGAAGAAACCCACCAATTCCCTCGTATGCTCTCTCCTTAATTACCAATTCATTTCCAATGCACTGATCCTAGGagagtagtttttttttagtattgattttaataatttttaaatatttgattttattgtgAAATTAGTTGATAACAAAAGAGGAAGGATTAGTCTTGTACGAAGACATGATTCTCGGTCGTTCATTCGAGGACATGTGTGCTCAAATGTACTACCGTGGCAAGATGTTTGGCTTTGTCCACTTGTACAACGGCCAAGAAGCCGTCTCCACTGGCTTCATCAAGCTCCTCACTCAGTCCGATTCCGTCGTCAGCACTTACCGCGACCACGTCCACGCCCTCAGCAAAGGCGTCTCCGCTCGTGCCGTCATGAGCGAACTCTTCGGGAAAGTCACCGGTTGCTGCAGAGGCCAAGGTGGGTCCATGCACATGTTCTCTAAAGAACACAACGTGCTCGGTGGGTTCGCCTTCATAGGCGAAGGCATCCCTGTGGCCACCGGTGCTGCGTTCACTTCCAAGTACAAGAGGGAAGTCTTGAAACAGGACTGCGAAGACGTCACTGTTGCGTTTTTTGGAGATGGGACTTGTAACAACGGGCAGTTCTATGAGTGTCTCAACATGGCTGCGCTTTATAAGTTGCCTATTATCTTCGTTGTTGAGAATAACTTGTGGGCGATTGGGATGTCTCATTTGAGGTCGACTTCTGATCCCGAGATATGGAAGAAAGGACCTGCGTTTGGGATGCCTGGTGTTCATGTCGACGGTATGGATGTGCTGAAGGTGAGGGAAGTGGCTAAAGAGGCAGTGGGAAGAGCTAGAAGAGGTGAAGGTCCAACCTTGGTGGAGTGTGAGACTTACAGGTTCAGAGGACACTCCTTGGCTGATCCTGATGAGCTCCGTGATGCTGGTATATCTCTCTTTCCTTCCTTCCTTTCTTTttgaagtgtttttttttatcttttggaTTGAAACTAAACCTTAGATtgttggcagctgagaaagccAAGTACGCGGCTAGAGACCCGATCACAGCGCTGAAGAAGTATCTGGTAGAGAACAAGCTTGCTAATGAAGGGGAGCTTAAGTCGATAGAGAAGAAGATAGACGAGTTGGTTGAGGAAGCGGTTGAGTTTGCAGACGCGAGTCCACAGCCTGGTCGGAGTCAGTTGCTAGAGAATGTGTTTGCTGATCCCAAAGGGTTTGGAATTGGACCTGATGGACGTTACAGATGCGAGGATCCCAAGTTTACTGAAGGCACTGCTCAAGTCTGAGACAAgagataaaagagagagagttaaaTTATAACGTCTTTGGCTTCTGTTTGATGTTCTCTTACATATTATGAAGTTAAAATGCCACAGAGAAACAGTTTGTATCgtctgaagttttttttttcctggctGGATGGTTTTATGATTTACAAATATGTTCTTTTAATGTTTGAACGGGTGGGTCAGTACCGGTTTGCATTTTGTTTAGTTAAGGTTCGAAAACCTGGGCTCTCGAGTCTTCGACTTAAGTCCTCACTGGTTTCCCTTTTCCCCTGCCACCCGAAAACACAATTTTTACGGTTGGTAACGGTTGACCGTGTTTCGAAATAAtcatacaaattattttaaattgttccGAACCTTTTGAAATTAAAAGCTGATTCCAATTACCGTTTACAGTTGTggatgaataaaaaataaaaaattattttttctaaatattttaaaactttaaattta
This window harbors:
- the LOC130506883 gene encoding pyruvate dehydrogenase E1 component subunit alpha-3, chloroplastic-like; amino-acid sequence: MATAFSATLPLHGSQENRLLLPPTRLAPPPPSSSFLGSTRSLPIRSLNHAHASRRSPVFAVQEVVKDKKKPTNSLLITKEEGLVLYEDMILGRSFEDMCAQMYYRGKMFGFVHLYNGQEAVSTGFIKLLTQSDSVVSTYRDHVHALSKGVSARAVMSELFGKVTGCCRGQGGSMHMFSKEHNVLGGFAFIGEGIPVATGAAFTSKYKREVLKQDCEDVTVAFFGDGTCNNGQFYECLNMAALYKLPIIFVVENNLWAIGMSHLRSTSDPEIWKKGPAFGMPGVHVDGMDVLKVREVAKEAVGRARRGEGPTLVECETYRFRGHSLADPDELRDAAEKAKYAARDPITALKKYLVENKLANEGELKSIEKKIDELVEEAVEFADASPQPGRSQLLENVFADPKGFGIGPDGRYRCEDPKFTEGTAQV